The following are from one region of the Magallana gigas chromosome 4, xbMagGiga1.1, whole genome shotgun sequence genome:
- the LOC136274719 gene encoding uncharacterized protein encodes MLSGAKRLASSPDVRQPITLDILENLLVAVPHVANSSYQRCLFMAMFIIAFYAFLRVGEITVRSHCNPNLLLLSNVSFKTIAKASCMIITMTNFKHNLGKNPVHLEIKPQPIRKFCPVQIMKNYLKVRGVKDGPLFCYGSGRPISRSEFCKVLKSALKFSKLDSHKFKAHSFRIGAATQAHLQGFSDSQIRVMGRWHSESFQRYIRVSLFPTL; translated from the coding sequence atgttaagTGGGGCAAAGCGTCTGGCCAGCTCTCCTGATGTGAGGCAGCCTATTACTCTGGATATCCTGGAAAACCTTTTAGTAGCCGTGCCTCATGTAGCCAATTCTAGTTACCAAAGATGTTTGTTCATGGCTATGTTTATAATAGCATTTTATGCTTTCCTCCGAGTAGGAGAAATCACAGTTCGCTCCCATTGTAACCCAAACTTGCTGCTTTTGAGTAATGTATCCTTCAAGACAATAGCCAAAGCAAGTTGTATGATCATAACAATGACCAACTTCAAGCATAATCTGGGGAAAAATCCTGTGCATCTGGAAATCAAACCTCAGCCAATCCGCAAATTTTGTCCTGTGCAAATCATGAAGAATTATCTCAAAGTGAGAGGTGTGAAGGATGGACCTCTGTTTTGCTATGGCTCTGGAAGGCCTATATCCCGTTCAGAATTCTGCAAGGTGCTGAAATCGGCTCTGAAGTTCTCAAAGTTGGACAGTCATAAATTCAAAGCACACAGTTTCAGAATAGGAGCAGCAACTCAGGCTCACCTGCAGGGCTTCTCAGATTCACAAATAAGAGTTATGGGAAGATGGCACTCCGAGTCATTTCAGAGATATATCAGGGTGTCCTTGTTTCCAACATTGTAG